In Candidatus Pantoea floridensis, the genomic window TCAGCCGGAGCTGCTGAAACACAACGTTATCGCCAGCTGCTTCTTTGAGGCTTCAACGCGTACGCGCCTGTCGTTTGAAACTGCGATGCATCGCCTCGGTGCGTCGGTGGTCGGCTTTGCGGATGGCAGCAACACCTCGCTCGGTAAGAAAGGCGAAACCCTCGCCGATACCATTTCGGTGATTGGTACTTACGTAGATGCCATTGTGATGCGACATCCGCAGGAAGGCGCGGCGCGTCTGGCGACCGAATTTTCCGGCGGCATTCCGATACTTAATGCCGGTGACGGTGCCAACCAGCATCCGACGCAAACGCTGCTCGATCTCTTCACCATCCGCGAAACGCAAAGCCGCCTGGATAACCTGAATGTGGCGATGGTTGGCGATCTCAAATATGGCCGCACCGTGCATTCACTGACGCAGGCGCTGGCGAAGTTTGACGGCAACCGCTTCTTCTTTATCGCCCCCGATGCGCTGGCGATGCCGTCGTACATCACCGATATGCTGGATGAGCAGAACATTGCCTGGTCGCGCCACGACACCATCGAAGAAGTGATGCCACAACTCGATATTCTCTATATGACGCGCGTGCAAAAAGAGCGTCTCGATCCGTCGGAATATGCCAACGTCAAAGCGCAGTTCATCCTGCGCGCCGCCGATTTGGTCGGTGCGCGCGATAACATGAAAGTGCTGCATCCGCTGCCACGCATCGACGAGATCACCACCGATGTCGATAGCACGCCGCATGCCTGGTATTTCCAGCAGGCCGGTAACGGCATCTTCGCCCGCCAGGCACTGCTGGCGTTGGTACTCAATAGCGAACTGGCACTGTAAGGAGTAAACCGATGACTCACGATAATAAACTGCAGGTTGAAGCTATCAAACGCGGCACGGTGATTGACCATATTCCTGCGCAGGTTGGCTTTAAGTTACTCTCGCTGTTCCGCCTGACTGAAACCGATCAGCGCATCACCATCGGCCTCAATTTGCCGTCGGGCGAAATGGGGCGCAAGGATCTGATCAAAATTGAGAATACTTTCCTGACGGACGATCAGATCAACCAGCTGGCGGTATATGCTCCGCTCGCTACGGTAAACCGCATTGATGAATACGAAGTGGTGGCGAAGATCGCCCCAACCTTGCCGGATCGTATCGATCGCGTGCTGACTTGCCCAAACAGCAACTGTATCAGCCGTAACGAGCCGGTGTTCACCAGCTTTGCGGTGAAAAAGCGTGCGGATGATGTGCACCTGAAGTGCAAATATTGTGAGAAAGAGTTTGCGCGCCACGTGGTGCTCGGTCACTGGTAATCGCCCACGTCGTCCCTATAATGGGGCGAGCAATTTCGCGGCGGACATCGGTCGGCCGCGCACTTATTAAGGAGAAACAATGTCTCGCGAAATCAGTACCTCAAACGCACCGGCAGCGATTGGCCCTTACGTGCAGGGCGTGGATCTCGGCAGTATGATCATCACTTCTGGCCAGATTCCGGTTGATCCGGCCACCGGCGCCGTGGCAGATGACGTGTCTGCACAGGCGCGTCAGTCGCTGGAAAATGTGAAGGCGATTGTTGAAGCCGCTGGCCTGAAAGTGGGCGACATTGTGAAAACCACCGTGTTTGTGAAAGACCTGAATGACTTCGCCACGGTGAACGCGACGTATGAAGCGTTCTTCACCGAGCACAACGCCAGCTTCCCAGCGCGTTCCTGCGTGGAAGTGGCGCGTCTGCCGAAAGATGTGAAGATTGAGATTGAGGCGATCGCGGTACGCCGTTGATTGTTAAGGGTGCGCATCAATGCGCACCCTACAACTCTTCGTGCCTTTCAGAGGGTCGCCATTCATGGCGACCTCCGCTATTTAAACGATCGCAGCAGCTTCTCCAGCGGCCTGACTAGCGCCAGCACAGTTTCATCCTGCACCTGCGCTGCGGCGTCCAGCTGCGCATGCATCTGCGCGACCTCACCCGCACCGTACGCCTGATTACGCTCCAGCGCGTTCACCAAATCCAGCCCCATTCGGCTCAGCTGAGCAACCTGCTGCACCTGCTGCTGTAGCGGCTTGAGTTGATAATTGCCCAAAACCAACGGCATCACCGCATCACTGTTGTTCTGCCAGCGCTGCAGTTGCTGGCGGATCGCATGTGCCGCCGCGTGATCCGTGCGGTTAGCAATCAGGCGATCGACCTGTTTATCCAGCAAGCGCACCGCGTTGCTCTCGGCGGGCAGCACATCTGCCAACCGGTTCAAGGGTTCAAAGTAGTCGTAATGCCCCGCCTGGAATTTCAGATGTTGCCGCGTGTAGTATTGCGCCGGTTCAAGCACTTCGGCCAGCACGCGCAGCGGCGTGATGTCGCTGCTGTTTGCCAGCCGCATCATCTGCACTTCCGCTTGCTGATGCTGCTGCAAGCCCACCGAAATCGTGCCCCAGCGTTCCACGGCGCTCAAACGCCGATACATGTTATCGCTGTCGGTGACATCTTTTGCAGACCACAATCGCTCGGCCACCACAAAGGCACGCGGCCACAGGCGCGTATCGATCACCCGACTATTGACGTTCTCCGCCCACAGCGCCGCTTCACCGCCAATCAGATTATTTTGCACCTGTTCAGGCGTAGGCAGCGATGGCGCAATACCTTTTGGTACCTGCGTCAACTTGCTGCCTTCTGCTGGGTAACGTACGTTGCCCACCAGCATATAGCCGGTCAGCTTGTCTTGCGTCAGCGTCACCATCGGCTGGAAAGGTCCCATCCACGTATCAACACTGAACGTCAGCTGCGTTGGTGAGAGCCAGCGGATATCGCTGACCATACGACGCGCTTTGCCGCTGAAATCAATAAAGCCGCGCCAGCCGTTTTTACTTTCAATCAGGGTAAAACTGCCTTTTAGCGCACTGCCTTTCAGGCGTGGCATGGTGAACTGCCAGCTCTGAGCCTGCTCGCCGGATTGCAGCTGATCCGCACCGTTGAGGCCTTGTGGCCAGGGCTCGTTGCGATAGTGATAGGCGGCGGTTTGCGGCTGATCGAGATAAAACCCGGTGGAAAGAATGCCGCGGAAGTCATTTTGCGCCACGGTGCCAAGTGCGTCCTGGCCTTGCCACGATTGAATCAGAATGCTTTTCGGCAGATCCGGATGGTAAACCTCATCCCACCCAATCATGCGGCGCTGGTGCGCTTCGAGGATTTTTTCGACGCGCTGGTTAAACCAGGCCTGCAGCGCATGCGTATCCTTCAGGCCGCGATCGCGCATAAATTGCTGAATACGCGTCGAATCATCCCACTGCGTGGGATCAACCTCATCGCCGCCAATGTGCACATAGGGATCCGGGAAGATCGCCGTCACTTCGCCCATCAAGGTGTCGATAAAGCGGAACACCGCTTCGTTGCTGGGATCGAGCAGCGGCTTAAACACGCCCCAGCCACGCTCCATTTGATACGGCCCCGGCGCGCTCATCAGTTCAGGCATCGCCACCGCAATCGCCGACGCATGACCCGGCAGATCGATTTCCGGCACCACGCGCACGCCGCGCTGCGTGGCATAGCGCACCACATCGCGCATCTGCTGCTGCGTATAGTACAAGCCGTCGCTGGCTTTCTCCTGCAGCTGTGGATAGTGGCTGGAGGCAAAGCGCCAACCTTGATCGTCGGTTAAGTGCCAGTGAAACACATTCATGCGCGCGGCCGCGATGCCATCGATTTGCCGCTTCACGGTTTCAATCGGCAGGAAGTGACGCGCCGAATCAATCAGTACACCGCGCCATGGAAAACGCGGTTTGTCGTCAATGGTAACGTAAGGAATTTGCGTCCCGCTTTCGGTGTTTTCGATCAGCTGCAGCACCGTTTCCATGCCGCGCATCGCACCAAACCGCGTATTGGCTTTTAATAATACGCCTGCGCTGTTGACCACGAGATGATAGCTTTCGTCGCTGTCCGGCTGCGGAAGGGGATCAACCGCCTGGGCAATTTGCACCTGGATGCTGGGGTGATCGCTGGAGGCGCTGTCTGGCAACAGCGGCCAGCCAGTTTGCCGTGCAATGCGCGCGCGCCAGCGCGCTTCGGTTCCCTCCAGATGATCGCCCGTAATATGTAGCGTAAATTGCGGTGTCAACGCATAGGCGCCGCCAGTGCTAGGCTGCTCAACGCTCTGCGGCCATGGCATTAAAGGGAGATCGCCTGCGGGTGCGGCGAAAGTTGAAAAAGTCATGGATAAACAACAGGCAAGCAACGTTCTTTGCAACAGCATGTAGGCATCCTTGTAAATGAAACGACGGACC contains:
- the pyrB gene encoding aspartate carbamoyltransferase — encoded protein: MANPLYRKHIISINDLNRDELELVLHTAAQLKAHPQPELLKHNVIASCFFEASTRTRLSFETAMHRLGASVVGFADGSNTSLGKKGETLADTISVIGTYVDAIVMRHPQEGAARLATEFSGGIPILNAGDGANQHPTQTLLDLFTIRETQSRLDNLNVAMVGDLKYGRTVHSLTQALAKFDGNRFFFIAPDALAMPSYITDMLDEQNIAWSRHDTIEEVMPQLDILYMTRVQKERLDPSEYANVKAQFILRAADLVGARDNMKVLHPLPRIDEITTDVDSTPHAWYFQQAGNGIFARQALLALVLNSELAL
- the pyrI gene encoding aspartate carbamoyltransferase regulatory subunit, which translates into the protein MTHDNKLQVEAIKRGTVIDHIPAQVGFKLLSLFRLTETDQRITIGLNLPSGEMGRKDLIKIENTFLTDDQINQLAVYAPLATVNRIDEYEVVAKIAPTLPDRIDRVLTCPNSNCISRNEPVFTSFAVKKRADDVHLKCKYCEKEFARHVVLGHW
- the ridA gene encoding 2-iminobutanoate/2-iminopropanoate deaminase; translated protein: MSREISTSNAPAAIGPYVQGVDLGSMIITSGQIPVDPATGAVADDVSAQARQSLENVKAIVEAAGLKVGDIVKTTVFVKDLNDFATVNATYEAFFTEHNASFPARSCVEVARLPKDVKIEIEAIAVRR
- a CDS encoding beta-N-acetylhexosaminidase — its product is MLLQRTLLACCLSMTFSTFAAPAGDLPLMPWPQSVEQPSTGGAYALTPQFTLHITGDHLEGTEARWRARIARQTGWPLLPDSASSDHPSIQVQIAQAVDPLPQPDSDESYHLVVNSAGVLLKANTRFGAMRGMETVLQLIENTESGTQIPYVTIDDKPRFPWRGVLIDSARHFLPIETVKRQIDGIAAARMNVFHWHLTDDQGWRFASSHYPQLQEKASDGLYYTQQQMRDVVRYATQRGVRVVPEIDLPGHASAIAVAMPELMSAPGPYQMERGWGVFKPLLDPSNEAVFRFIDTLMGEVTAIFPDPYVHIGGDEVDPTQWDDSTRIQQFMRDRGLKDTHALQAWFNQRVEKILEAHQRRMIGWDEVYHPDLPKSILIQSWQGQDALGTVAQNDFRGILSTGFYLDQPQTAAYHYRNEPWPQGLNGADQLQSGEQAQSWQFTMPRLKGSALKGSFTLIESKNGWRGFIDFSGKARRMVSDIRWLSPTQLTFSVDTWMGPFQPMVTLTQDKLTGYMLVGNVRYPAEGSKLTQVPKGIAPSLPTPEQVQNNLIGGEAALWAENVNSRVIDTRLWPRAFVVAERLWSAKDVTDSDNMYRRLSAVERWGTISVGLQQHQQAEVQMMRLANSSDITPLRVLAEVLEPAQYYTRQHLKFQAGHYDYFEPLNRLADVLPAESNAVRLLDKQVDRLIANRTDHAAAHAIRQQLQRWQNNSDAVMPLVLGNYQLKPLQQQVQQVAQLSRMGLDLVNALERNQAYGAGEVAQMHAQLDAAAQVQDETVLALVRPLEKLLRSFK